The sequence TTTTCGTCATCTAACTTCCTCGCCCAATTGGCATCGTTATCTCTTGCGTCTTGCCGCGCGCGATATTCGGGAGGAATCCAGCTGCCCTCAAACTTGGATGCATATGTCTCGCCGGTCCATTCAGAGTCGGACTGGTGCTTAAGGTCCAGTTCATCGAGCCGCTTCATGAACAGCAGATAAGTGATCTGCTCGATGGCGGTGAGCGGGTTACTGATGCCGCCGCTCCAGAACTTATTCCAGAGCAGGTCGATCTTGCCTTTGAGTTCGGGGTTGTTTTGTAGCACGTGCTAAACCTATTCTTTACGCCGCCAACTGCTCGGTGAGTTGCAAAATCTCGTTGATTTCGTTCGGACTGAATACGCCACGAATGCCTTGCGGATGAATTACCGTGAAGGGAGCGTTGATCAAGTCTTTCTTCTCAACCTTCTCGCGTTCAAGGACGAAATTCTTCAACAAGTTGAGGAACTCCATCTGCCGGCTGGACAAGGTGGTGTGGGTGCGGATGAACTGCTCAAATGCGGCGTTCACCTCGTCCGGGAAGCTCCTCAGAGCTTCAATGCCGAGGATGTGGCGGATGAACTGGACAAGGTGGGCCTTGCGGTTCCTGTAGACCTGGCGCAACAAGTCTTCAGTAATGTGCGGGTATTCCTCATGCAGAAGCTCGGCCAGCTGATTCGCCTCGTCAGCACTCACCGCCTCGCCGTTCTTGATCTTCTTCAGCACTAAATTGTGCTCTGTAAGTTCGGCAATCAATGCTTCAACCATTTCGCGGTAGCGGCTAATGCTCACGGCCTCGTGCTGCGGGCCGAACTCGACCATTTCCTTATTGTGCAGCACGTCGGTGAGGTCCAGGTGCACCGGGCCGGAGCCGGTCATCTGCTCGCGGAATTTCATCAGCGGGCCTAGCCTGGCCACCAGTTCGTCGAACTTGTTCTCATCGGCATTCGCCCAGTAATGGTGGGTCTGCGCGGCGTGGATCAGCGCTTCCTCCTGCTTTACGAAGCTGACCGAGAGCGGTAGCGTGCTGAGCTGCTCAGCGATGCCTTCCTTGAGCGTTCCTGCCTGCTCCTTGTCTTCGTTCAGCACGGCCAGCGAGTACTCAAGCACATCCCGTTCGAACCGCATCGCCTTGAAGTCGGCCTCCGAGACGGTACGAAACAGCGGCTTGATCTCAGTTCGTAAGAATTCGAGCTTCTGGTGATTGAGGTTAATCCAGAAGTTTTCGTCTTCGACACGAGCCAGTGCAACGGTCGCCTCCTTGATCACTACGGAATTCGTAGGTAACGCGGCGACCTGCTGGCGCAGTTTGGTGACTTCGTTCGCGGCAATGTCTTCGTGACCACTGTCGATAGCTTTTTCGATCTTGTCGAGCCGCAAGCCGACTAACCGCACCGGCAGCGGTAACTGAGGTTTCAGTTCCTTACCCTTGGGCTGCAGTTTGAAGTACTCGAAATTATCCCAGCAGTCGAGAACCAGAAAGGCATCCTTCTCCGTGCACCAGGGCTTGGATTTGCTGGTTTCCAACAAACGTGTACCGCGTCCGATCATCTGCCAGAACTTGGTATAGGAGTACACCGGCTTGGCGAATACAAGATTGACGATTTCGCGCACGTCGATGCCGGTGTCGAGCATATCTACGCTGATGGCAATGCGCGGCATGTCGTTGTTGGTGAACTGGTCGAGCAAGCCGCCCTTGCCGTATACGCGCGGGTCATCCGATATCAGTACTTTAGCCAACTCGCCATGGTATTGGGGATAGAGCTTGTCGAAGATCTCTTCGATGCGACGAGCATGGGCTTTAGACGAACAGAAGAAGATGGTCTTGCCCGGCAGCACGCCATTGGCGTCCTTGATGCTCTCCTCCATGAATTCCTTGATGATCAGGGCGTTGGTGCCCTTATTGATCACCTGCTTTTCTAGCTGGGTGCCTTCGAAGTTGATTTCCTCGATGTCCTCGCCTTTGAGGATTAGCTTCTTCTGGTCTTCCAGTGAAATGGTGCGCTTGCTGATGCCTTCCATCTGAAACTTGGTCTGAATTTTCATAACCTGGAAGTTGCACAGGTATGGGGGCACGCGATTGACGGCTTCTTCAAAAGTGTAGGCAAAGGTTGGAAGGCCATCATCGCAGTGAAAAAGCTGGAATGTGTTGTGGTCGATAATGTCTGTTGGCGTCGCCGTCAGCCCCAGGGTGATAGTCTTGAAGTAATCGAGGATTTCGCCATACGTGTTATAGATAGAGCGGTGACTCTCATCCACCACGATGAAATCGAAAAAGTGCGGGGACAGGTGCTGGGCGTTGTCTCTAATAATGTTGAGCATCGTCGGGTAAGTGGCCACATAGATGCGGCGATCTTTGGTGATGAGCTTTTCGCCGACATTGGGCCAGCGAGGCTCGTTCGGCATGTGCTCCTTGAAGGCGGCGAGCGCCTGTTCGCGCAGGGCAATGCGGTCCACCAGGAATAGTACCTTTTCTGCATGGCTCGCGCGCATCAAGGCATCGACCATGGCAATGCAAGTGCGTGTCTTGCCTGTGCCGGTGGCCATCACTAGCAGGAAATCGCGCTTCTTCTGCTCGATACCTTCGAGCACTGAGCGAATGGCCCGGATCTGGTAATCGCGCCCCGCAATTGAAGTATTGATGAACTCTTGCGTTAGCGGCTTGCGGTTTCGACGGATGTAGGCGAACCGTTCCAAATCGTCGCGCGAAGGAAAGCCAACGACTTTCCTGGGTGCGGCATTCTCAAGATCCCAGAAGTAGATTTCTAGACCATTCGTGTAGAAGCAGAATGGCAGCTCGCAGCCGAGCTGCTTCTGGATGTTGTAGCAATACTGCTTGGCCTGCTCACGGCCCACGGCAGCATCCCGACCGAATTTCTTCGCTTCGATGACGGCAAGCGGCTTGCCGTCCTTGCCCAACAGGACGTAGTCGCTGAATTGACGGCCATCATAGGGGGTGCTCGGCTCAGCCATGCCATTGGAATGGCCGATCAGGATATCGAACTCTTCGAGAACCTGCGTGGGATCTTTGACGTTCCAGCCGGACAACGCGAGTTGGCGGTCAATCAAATCTGACCGTGTCTGAGCCTCAGTTTTGGTCATCCGTCACTGCACCCCCACGCGGATGAGTAGCATTTACCCAAGCTTTCATCCAGTTTGAGTGGACCATACCCTCTGGATGAATACAGAAATCCCGCCCCGACGGTCGCCTCTTAAGGGCGCCGCCCTTCTTGATCACTCTTGCTTAATCGTCGCCCTCATCAAAGTAGTCCAAATCGATTCGTTTTATTTCTACGGTTCTTTCGACTCGGACACCCACGCCGTATTGAACCATGAGCCGGGCAAGCTCTTGACCGTCTATTAGGATGATGCGCTGCGGAACCTTGATCGCGTACTCAATAGCGCCTCTCGAAAACGAACTTGTCGTTACAAAAACGCCTTTGGAAGCACCTTGACCTACTAAGGCACCAGCGAATTGCTGAATACGCTCGCGTCCAATTGTATTGTCGGCTGCGTAGCGCTTTGCTTGTATGTAGACGACGTCGAGACCTAGCGGATCTTCGTTAACGACACCATCGATACCTTCATCACCACTTTTGCCGAGTCTTTGCACAACGCTCGCTCTTGATCCCCCGTATCCCATTGCGACAACGAGATCGACCACCAATCCTTCAAAGAAACTCGGCGACGACTCGAAAATCCGAATCAAGAGCTGACTTCGCAAATTTTCGAAGATTTGAGATTCTGCTTGCTGGACCGCCTCCTCGGGTGTGACCGCAGACTCCGGAATCTCAGTCTCAGCCGGCAGAGGGGCAACGTTCTCTCCCGCAGCGTCGGGGACTTTTGGGGTCTGAAAAGCTATAAATTCGGGGAACTTCTTGAGAACCTGCACATCAACGCGGGTTGGGTTTTCCGCAAGCAGCTGCTTACCTCGATCGGTCATTTGAAAATGAGAGCGCCGAGTTCGCTTTATTGCGCCAGCCTTATCCAAGTAGGTTCGCGCCCAGTGCACTCGATTGGCAAAGATTGCTTGCTTACCGCTTGGTAGAAGTTGATGCCGCTCGTCGTCGGTCAGATTTAACTGACCAGCGATGTGGTTGATCGCATCATTTATGTTCTTTTCGGATCCATCCGAAGCGAAAGCGAGAAGAGGTCGCATCAACGATTGATAGTCAGGAATGGACAATCAAAGTTCCTCCTGCCGCCGCCAGTTGCGCTATTGGCGACAAGGCAATGGACGCGGCCCACGCAGGCGCAACGCCAAGGACCACCATTCCAAATACGCACTCCGGTGAGCCCCAGCTCCGAAAAGTGTTCCGCAACCCTCAGGCGAAGGCAAGCCCCGCATCGCGTTAATTTAACCGGCGCACCCGGATCGCGCTAATCGGTCTCAGGTCCGGACGTAGGCCGAAACGGGGAGACCCGCTGTTTGGTCGCTCTCGCCTTCAAAGGGAACGGCCTAACTGGTGCGGCAGGTAGCGAACCGCCAAACCCAAAGATGTCCGAACGCCAAACACTTCAGGAGCAACCCGGGACAAAACGGTGCAGTGGCGACTCGGTGGCGATTCTTGAAAAGAAAAGGCCGCTCGAACTAAGCGGCCTTTTCCAATTTTCCTTCATTTACAGAAGGTTACTTGGTTGCGGGGATAGGATTTGAACCTATGACCTTCAGGTTATGAGCCTGACGAGCTACCGGGCTGCTCCACCCCGCGTTAAACACGTGCATGCCTTCAGTTAAATCCCGGGGACGGTGGATTGAGGCCCGCGCTTGTGGCGTGGCTTGCCTCATTCGTCCCAAAGGCTTCCTTGGAAGGCAACCCCGGGGCAAAGCCCGTCGGGTGCGGGGCGTATGTATCAAGGCGGGCTGCCTTTGGAAAGGGCTGCGGGCACGTTTTTTTCGACTTTATGACAGGCGGATGGACCGATTTTGGGTCCGCTTGGCGCGCACTTGCGGGGAGTTCCGCCAAGGGCCGCTGGGCCGCAAGAAAACCAGGGGCGGACGCCCATTGAGGGGATCGCCGTGGACCCTGCCCTGGGTCGCAGCTTGGACCAATCCTCGACACGCTCCCCGCTTGGAATGCTGGAGGATGCCTCCGCACCATGGCCGCGCGTTCTGCAGTAGCGCAAGGCCGGCGCGTCATTCTCCGCTGTCATCCCGGACCGGCGCGCACTTTGGACGCGCTTGTCCGGGACGACGTCGAGTGAAAACCGCCTGTTGGGCGCGGGAGAAAATCAATTCAACAAGAACCCGCCGTCCACCGTCACCACGCTCCCCGTCATGTACCGCGACGCGTTCGAGGCCAGCAGCAGGATCGCGCCGTCGAGATCGGATTCGGCGCCGACGCGGCGCTGGGGGATGCGCTTGGCCAGGCGCTCGCCTGCGGGCGTCGACCAGAAGGCGTGGTTCATCTCGGTGTCGATGTAGCCGGGCGCCAGCGCATTGATGCGGATGTTCTGGCCCGCAAGCTCGAGCGCCATCGCTTTCGTGGCCTGGAGGATGCCGGCCTTGGAGATCGCGTAAGGCGACACCGCCTTGAGCACGCCGGTGCCGAGCACGGAGGCGATGTTGACGATGTTGCCTTCCTGCTTGCGCGCGATCATGCGCCGCGCCACTTCCGTCGCGAGGAAATAGGCGCCCTTGAGATTGGCGCCGATCACGGCGTCCCAATCAGCCTCGGTCTGCTCGGTCGCGAGCTTCTCGATGGCGATGCCGGCATTGTTGATCAGCACCGTGACCGGCCCGAGCGCGGCTTCCACGGCATCGACGGCCTTCGCGATCGAGGCGGTGTCGGTGACGTCGAGCGCGATTGCGGCGGCGCGGCCGCCT comes from Bradyrhizobium sp. CCGE-LA001 and encodes:
- a CDS encoding type I restriction endonuclease subunit R, translated to MTKTEAQTRSDLIDRQLALSGWNVKDPTQVLEEFDILIGHSNGMAEPSTPYDGRQFSDYVLLGKDGKPLAVIEAKKFGRDAAVGREQAKQYCYNIQKQLGCELPFCFYTNGLEIYFWDLENAAPRKVVGFPSRDDLERFAYIRRNRKPLTQEFINTSIAGRDYQIRAIRSVLEGIEQKKRDFLLVMATGTGKTRTCIAMVDALMRASHAEKVLFLVDRIALREQALAAFKEHMPNEPRWPNVGEKLITKDRRIYVATYPTMLNIIRDNAQHLSPHFFDFIVVDESHRSIYNTYGEILDYFKTITLGLTATPTDIIDHNTFQLFHCDDGLPTFAYTFEEAVNRVPPYLCNFQVMKIQTKFQMEGISKRTISLEDQKKLILKGEDIEEINFEGTQLEKQVINKGTNALIIKEFMEESIKDANGVLPGKTIFFCSSKAHARRIEEIFDKLYPQYHGELAKVLISDDPRVYGKGGLLDQFTNNDMPRIAISVDMLDTGIDVREIVNLVFAKPVYSYTKFWQMIGRGTRLLETSKSKPWCTEKDAFLVLDCWDNFEYFKLQPKGKELKPQLPLPVRLVGLRLDKIEKAIDSGHEDIAANEVTKLRQQVAALPTNSVVIKEATVALARVEDENFWINLNHQKLEFLRTEIKPLFRTVSEADFKAMRFERDVLEYSLAVLNEDKEQAGTLKEGIAEQLSTLPLSVSFVKQEEALIHAAQTHHYWANADENKFDELVARLGPLMKFREQMTGSGPVHLDLTDVLHNKEMVEFGPQHEAVSISRYREMVEALIAELTEHNLVLKKIKNGEAVSADEANQLAELLHEEYPHITEDLLRQVYRNRKAHLVQFIRHILGIEALRSFPDEVNAAFEQFIRTHTTLSSRQMEFLNLLKNFVLEREKVEKKDLINAPFTVIHPQGIRGVFSPNEINEILQLTEQLAA
- a CDS encoding restriction endonuclease, producing the protein MSIPDYQSLMRPLLAFASDGSEKNINDAINHIAGQLNLTDDERHQLLPSGKQAIFANRVHWARTYLDKAGAIKRTRRSHFQMTDRGKQLLAENPTRVDVQVLKKFPEFIAFQTPKVPDAAGENVAPLPAETEIPESAVTPEEAVQQAESQIFENLRSQLLIRIFESSPSFFEGLVVDLVVAMGYGGSRASVVQRLGKSGDEGIDGVVNEDPLGLDVVYIQAKRYAADNTIGRERIQQFAGALVGQGASKGVFVTTSSFSRGAIEYAIKVPQRIILIDGQELARLMVQYGVGVRVERTVEIKRIDLDYFDEGDD
- a CDS encoding SDR family oxidoreductase; translated protein: MSDLFDVSKETILVTGASQGLGRQFARVLAAHGASVALAARQTEKLKGLEEEIRGKGGRAAAIALDVTDTASIAKAVDAVEAALGPVTVLINNAGIAIEKLATEQTEADWDAVIGANLKGAYFLATEVARRMIARKQEGNIVNIASVLGTGVLKAVSPYAISKAGILQATKAMALELAGQNIRINALAPGYIDTEMNHAFWSTPAGERLAKRIPQRRVGAESDLDGAILLLASNASRYMTGSVVTVDGGFLLN